The Corynebacterium pseudopelargi genome contains a region encoding:
- a CDS encoding VIT1/CCC1 transporter family protein, giving the protein MGISEAVLDHHEPHNGNLNAKLNWLRAGVLGANDGIVSVAALLLGVIAAGSSNTAIFSAGIASTVAGAVSMALGEYVSVSAQHDSETMLIAKERRELAELPEAECAEMAQILTTYGISQATADQAAREISGGDPIRAHLRLELGIDSEDLTNPLHAAFSSATAFILGALLPLLAAWLAPQPALAVAIVTMLALLITGFVSAKLAQTSPLRSCLRLGIGGMAGLALTYGAGALFGAAA; this is encoded by the coding sequence ATGGGTATCTCCGAGGCCGTCTTAGACCACCACGAGCCACACAATGGCAATCTCAATGCCAAACTGAACTGGCTTCGTGCCGGTGTCCTTGGCGCCAATGATGGCATCGTCTCTGTTGCAGCCCTGCTGCTGGGCGTGATTGCCGCAGGTAGCAGCAACACAGCCATCTTTTCAGCCGGTATTGCCTCTACCGTGGCCGGTGCGGTGTCGATGGCGCTTGGAGAATATGTTTCTGTCTCTGCCCAACACGACTCCGAAACGATGCTGATTGCCAAAGAACGCCGCGAGCTCGCAGAACTACCAGAGGCAGAATGTGCAGAAATGGCACAAATCCTCACCACCTATGGCATTAGCCAGGCCACGGCGGATCAAGCAGCGAGGGAAATTAGCGGCGGGGATCCCATCCGCGCACACCTTCGCTTAGAACTAGGCATTGATTCTGAAGACTTAACCAATCCACTGCACGCGGCCTTTTCTTCCGCCACCGCATTTATCCTCGGTGCGCTCTTGCCGCTTCTTGCTGCTTGGCTTGCCCCGCAACCAGCCCTGGCGGTGGCGATAGTTACGATGTTGGCGCTGCTTATTACTGGTTTTGTATCCGCCAAATTGGCCCAAACCTCCCCGCTTCGTTCCTGCCTACGTTTGGGTATTGGGGGTATGGCAGGTTTAGCGCTTACCTATGGTGCCGGTGCACTTTTTGGAGCCGCAGCCTAA